One genomic window of Saccopteryx bilineata isolate mSacBil1 chromosome 4, mSacBil1_pri_phased_curated, whole genome shotgun sequence includes the following:
- the FEM1B gene encoding protein fem-1 homolog B isoform X2 yields the protein MEGLAGYVYKAASEGKVLTLAALLLNRSESDIRYLLGYVSQQGGQRSTPLIIAARNGHAKVVRLLLEHYRVQTQQTGTVRFDGAVSTPSHVLLLILIGPYILFST from the exons ATGGAGGGCCTGGCTGGCTATGTATACAAGGCGGCCAGCGAGGGCAAGGTGCTGACCCTAGCCGCCTTGCTTCTCAACCGGTCTGAAAGCGACATCCGCTATCTGCTTGGCTATGTCAGCCAGCAGGGAGGGCAGCGCTCTACGCCCCTTATCATCGCAGCCCGCAATGGCCACGCCAAGGTGGTGCGCTTGCTGTTAGAACATTACCGAGTGCAGACTCAGCAGACTGGCACCGTCCGCTTCGACGG GGCTGTTAGTACTCCATCCCATGTTTTGCTGCTCATCCTCATCGGCCCCTACATCTTGTTCTCTACATAG